The genomic stretch caaagataAAGCAATTCAAATGATGCAACATGTGGGACAAAACTGTAATAGAAACGGGTAAAACATAGTAATCAGCATTAAAGCTGTAGCAGAAATGAATGTCACATGTCAAATAACACTAAAACAAGTTCAATCAAAAGGATTATCCTATAGAACCTTTACTTATATAGACTGAATGAACTAAGTTCCAAGAATTGGAcgtttaaataaacttttttgtaaaacatattCAGAGTATTTTCTAACAGTGAAATGTTTCATAGCctctaaattaaaatatttttaattaaaatatcaacATAAAAGCTGCTGTGTAAATGATCTTAATATACAGTAGAGGTTTGCATGACTTAAGTCatgaatcaatttattttccagatcaatctgtttgaggcaagttgttaatcgaatCACCTATATAGCATCATAAAAtcacttcaaaataagataaattgATATTTGATTGACTCATCCTaacaggtggaaaaaaaaagactggagGCAAtataacattatttatttattcagggatcaaaacaaaaaacaaagtcagtCCAAAAGAgttgttcatatttttgaaaagttgtagttttttagccaaaaagtaCAGCTgaaaaactattgttttaaaaaatgttttacccactgagacatttttaataaaaatcaaatgcaaGAAGTAACCAGAATAAAGTTCTCACACCTAATTGTACTTTTcatatgctttaattttgaaattcttctaaaacagtttgatttgaAAGTACTAACAGAGATAGAATACAAACATAATTTTACATAGAGAAATGTATtaagaagtttttctttttgaaaaataaatacagttcagattccagtttttttatatttttactgaaaccaaaacacaagcATAAATCGAAACTGAAAGTAATCATTTTCTGTTCTGCTGATGACAGATGACACCTACTGGACATTGAACAAACTCTTACAGATTATCAGCAGTAGGACTTTTGACTGCGACTACACCCAACCTTCAGAAAACAACCTGAAGCGAAACTCTTAACAAACACACCCattacatcaaaaacaaaaatgtaaatacagaCACATCCATCATAGCTCTGAGTGTTTAAGCATGGAAGACCGCTCTTCTTTTTTAGGCAAAGGAATGTTTCCTGTgatagaaagaagaaaaaaaagtgatgatcTAGTGAAATCACAGAGGTGCACatttaatttagccaaattAACAAATAGACATCTTAATCTTTACCAATTATCagtttgtttgtcttgtttacctggtggtgcaacaaaatattCTTCAACTGTTTTATTTGCAAGCTGAAGCAGCTCCTCCGCACAGCCACCATCCGTCGCCGTGTCTTCCCTCAGGAATAAGGCCCTGTACgcaatataaaacaataatgtcatatttatattgtaaaatgacttaaaagtgATCCGTGTGGTTTGTACCTGTCCTCCAAAACTGAATCCATTGGCTCAATCCCTGTGGTGTCAACAACATGAAGCTGGTCTGCAAACCGAATGGCTTTTTCCAAACACTCCAGTCCTTGTTTGGTGCGGAAATCCACCAGAGCCAGTCGCTCCAGCTTGTCCACCAGTTCTGGAGGGATTTGGGTCGGCTGGACAATCCATGTAGAAAAAGAGTCAGACAACTTCCTTGCACCAGCCCTTTAATTTTACATCTTACAAATGATCTTAATTTAGTCAaattaaatctaataaataaataaaatgaatttccaGAACTTAAACAATAACTGAGAAGCTggtttgtaaatatatatatatatagtatatatagtatatagtatatatagtaTATTTATAGTACAAGAGGTTTTACCGGAGGAAGCTGGTCTTCTGATACTGGCTCCCACGTTGGCTCCTTTGGAATCTACAAAAGAGAAGCAGATATTAAATTTCATCTGGAAAATTTAAATTACTAATGACAAAATCTGCAGTAATAAATTCAGATGAAAAAGGAGACTTGAATTTTCtagattttactttaaattaagaGTGGTTTTGAAATAATCTAGATCAAatagtatttaaagaaaactgaataGTTTTCTTAATCAGTTTTATCAAGTGTGTGTAgtttcagttttcttctcttttgcAATTATAACATTAACACACCTTTATAAAACTTGCTTCATAACATAGACATACACTTCCTTCATATTTATAAACAAACACTCGCATTGTTCTTGTTatatattttctgtgttttttgtattttgtctccctaaaaaatctacaaaaggAGGCACAACAAACAAAACGGCTAGCTGCTAGCTTACTACGGTTTACATATATAAACAATGATTTTTCACGCTTACCTTTGGATTGAGTGATTTCGAGC from Oryzias melastigma strain HK-1 linkage group LG9, ASM292280v2, whole genome shotgun sequence encodes the following:
- the gatc gene encoding glutamyl-tRNA(Gln) amidotransferase subunit C, mitochondrial, translating into MSSFSLAASRRGYSYFVLLKKRCPSFKPLLRNLHFNGKFRKDPILNLTRFLCSKSLNPKIPKEPTWEPVSEDQLPPPTQIPPELVDKLERLALVDFRTKQGLECLEKAIRFADQLHVVDTTGIEPMDSVLEDRALFLREDTATDGGCAEELLQLANKTVEEYFVAPPGNIPLPKKEERSSMLKHSEL